A stretch of DNA from Dioscorea cayenensis subsp. rotundata cultivar TDr96_F1 chromosome 4, TDr96_F1_v2_PseudoChromosome.rev07_lg8_w22 25.fasta, whole genome shotgun sequence:
TGGTGAAGCCTGCTTGTTGCCTTTCTCTTGCTGATTTTCAGATTTGAGTTTCATCTCTATTCATTGGTTACATGTGCCTTCGTTTTCTGCCAGAAAAAGTTCCTTAGGTGAAGATAGAAAATTTGCTTAGCAGTAATAACCTAAACTTATACTTCCTAAGCCCATTAGATTTCATGGTTGTAGGACTTATTATAATAAACTTTCACAATGATTCAGCATTGTGATGTGCTCATCTTATCTCATCAATCTGTCAATAAATCTCAGACTTGACAGCCAAGAAGTGTGTACCATGCAACTCAAAGGAGATCCGGTCAATGTCCGAGCAGTCAGCCAATGAATTGCTTCCACAAGTATGTTGGTGTTTGTctctgtttattttattttatatcattttatgtTACATTCCTTGAGGTAATAAACCTGTCAGGTACAAGGATGGATCTTGATAACTGACAATGGTACAATGAAGCTGCACCGTTCATGGAAAGTGAAAACTTTCATTAAAGGATTGGAGTTCTTTCAGATCATAGCTGATGTTGCTGAAGCAGAAGGTATTTCTTGCATTTGTATGGCACTTAGCATGTGGAATCATTGTTTTGTTGAAATTTTGATGGACCAGCTGTATATTTATGTACACAGAATGGTAGTGTTTATGAACTCGAACTGACTGCCTGTGCCATCAATTGTCATTCAAGAATAATTTGCTTCATCTCATCTTAGAGATTCTAGTAGGGACTATACGGTATGCCATACATATGACAAAAGCCTAAGAATACATAGGCTTGTTGAAGAATCTGattcttttaaatttcaaaataagataattataaCAATGACACTTTAATATTGACCATTCGAATAAAGAAGGCTTAAGGGTGCCAATGACTGAGAGACCAATTGGTACTTGAGTTCTCACCAGAACATTTCGCAAGTGGCAAGAGTTTGATTCACGGACGAGGGCATATTTGTAGGAGAGTGAACAATGATTGTGCGTGGGTGGTCCCAATGCTTTTGTATGCAGGCCTTGCCTCCGCTTGCTCCGCCGAGGATTGTGCATGTCTCTGGCTTCTTAGAgggtaaaaataaaaacaaaacaaagaaggcTTAAGGGCGTGCAAGCCTTTAAAGGATACCCATGTTAACTACCTATTTTAACCTGTATATCCCATGATATCAGTTGTGCAAAAGATGTGATTTTCTTCAATGGAAAGCACATGAACATTCACCCTGCTGCTTGCTTCTTTCAGGTCATCACCCTGATCTTCATCTGGTTGGTTGGAACAATGTGAAGATTGATATATGGACTCATTCTGTTGGTGAGAATTTCCTCTTCAATTATCTATTCACATTGTAATCACATCttcttattattaaattattattcacCTCAAAGACTATCCAAAATTAGAGCAGGAAGAGCCTGTATACAAGCAGTGCTTCTTTGTCTCTCAGTGGAATTATTCACCTATCACTTCATCATCAACTGAAAAGAACATTGCTAGCTTCAAATCATGGCCCTTTTTGAATCAATTCGACACGTAACACCATGCAATCAAGCTTTCTACAATGAACTATTTTAGTTTCAGATTTTCTTAGAAACAGAGATACATTGCTATTCTAATTATGCAGGAATTTCTACACAATATAATGATATATGCTTTCTCTTCTTGCATGGCAACTGATTAAACTTCTTTGTTGCATTGCTACAGGTGGGCTGACAGAAAATGACTTTCATTCTTGCTGCAAAGATAAACAATCTCAATGTTGAACATCTTCTGAGGAAGAAAGCTGCTGATTAagtgttacttttttttttacattgcaCTATGATTTGTCTTTTTATATTTCTGATCTTCAATGACacaaatatatgtttttgatgCTTTTTAAGTGCCAAAACGTTGATAGATTTAAAGATATggataaaacaataacaaactgatttctttttttttcctttgattgtGGCTGTTCTTCTGAACTGAGTTTATTGGTGCCATTAAATTTTTACTCTTATTTTATTCT
This window harbors:
- the LOC120259435 gene encoding LOW QUALITY PROTEIN: pterin-4-alpha-carbinolamine dehydratase 2, mitochondrial (The sequence of the model RefSeq protein was modified relative to this genomic sequence to represent the inferred CDS: deleted 1 base in 1 codon) produces the protein MNRPVRMLLQLQAHRLSPTHVRLASLASSSFNVAKSLTVIHGWIHQNHVKVSPFKKFSSGFSSCSAFQDLTAKKCVPCNSKEIRSMSEQSANELLPQVQGWILITDNGTMKLHRSWKVKTFIKGLEFFQIIADVAEAEGHHPDLHLVGWNNVKIDIWTHSVGGLTENDFILAAKINNLNVEHLLRKKAAD